CCAGTCGATCGGCACGGCCTGGAAACCCATGGCCTGGACGGTCTGCGGCAGCGGGAAGATCGGCTGCGAGCGCACCTTCATGCCCTGCGCCTCCTCGAAGGAGGTGGCAGCGGCGCCCTTGGTGGCGATCCCGCCGAAGCCCTCGGGGAAGGGGCCGAAGTAGTGCAGGCCCATGTCCTTGTAGATCGGCTGCACGACATCGCTGATCCAGCCACCCTCTGAATAGCTCTCGATGGCGTCGTCCCAGCCCATCACGAGGTAGGGCGTGAACATCACCGACATGCGCTGGTCGTAGGAGGTCTGCGGCCAGGTGATCATCATGTCGACATTGCCGCGCACGAACTGGTCGAAGAGCTCCTGCTGGCCGCCGAGTTCGCCCTGGAAGAAGACATCGACGCGGATGCGGCCGTCGGATTTCTCGCCGATCTTCTCGGCCCAGGCGGTCATGGCCTTGCCCACCGGGCTCTCGCGGTCGCCGGCCTCGCTGGTCAACACGAGGCGGTGCTCACCCCCGGCAAAGACGGCACTGCCGAGCGACGCGAGAATTGCGATGGCCGCGGTGGATGCGAATATTTGTTTCATGAAGGCCCCTGCTGGCGAAATTATGGTTCTTTGCGTGGCGATGATGTCGCGGCAGAGGGGCCTTCGTCGCAAACGACAATTTCGGCGGGCAGGACATAAGCTGAAGCTTATGGTGTCATAAAAGTGCAATGGCGCAGGCGGTTAGGCTACAGCGGGCCGATTGCGCTGTTTCAGAGATTCAGGCTGGAAGTTCTGGCGCGGCTTTGCTGGGGACACGCAGGAGGGCGTGGGGCCGGTGTCGGCCTCGACCAGTTCCTTCGGTCCTTGCGGTGGAGCCAGAGGCATTCCGTCTGGTCCGAGTGAAGCTCCGGTGTGTTCAAACCCGCGCCTTGGACCTCGAACCGAACGATTTCGGTTCCACACGTGCTGCGCCTTATGAAAGGTTGAGACCTCTCAAGTGCGCTGCTGCGGGCGGTTGAAGTAAAAACCCTGCCACGGAGTCGTGTGAGCTGACCCCAGCGAGTGGTCCGGGTTAAATGCTTCCGGCACCGGTAGATCGTGTGCTGCGATATCCCGATCTGGCGCACTGCATCGGCCATCGAAGGGCTCTGGCCAAGCAGCATCTCGACCTTACGTAACTTGGGGACAGTGTCTTCCACCTTCTCTCGCTATCCAGCCATTCCGTATTCGTCAAATTCACCATAATCCTACCGGACTTCGCGCATTGTCGGTGGACCAGTTCAAAGGGGCTGACTCCCGAGTCTTGTGCGTCTGTGCAACGCTGGACATGGAACTTCGGCCAAATATTTCACATAATTTCCCTTATCCGTCTACCACCTGTGTAACGGTGCGCGCTACCATCAAGTGCGACTCCTATTAAAAACAGATAGTTATCTATTGGAGTAAGACTGCCATGGGAGCGGTTTACGCGCAACTCAGTGCTAAGGAACGTGTCCAGATCGAACTCTGGTAACTGGCAAAGGTCCCTGTCCGGCAGATGGCGCGCGTACCGACAGACTGGAGGCGTGCTGCCTCTTCGGGACAAGCCCGGAGTAAGCAGCACGCTACGTTTCTCCGTCGTAGTGACCTGCTCCCCATAGAGTCCGTGCTTATGAGTAGCCCTGTTCAGGGTTTGGTCCTCTACTGACCGTTGGTGATACTCCCACGGAGTGAGCCCGTCGAGGCTCGTGTGGGGGCGGTGGTGGTTGTAGTCGTCGCGCCACGCCTCGATCAGGATCGTCCATCGAGACGCCATCGGTCCGAGCCCGATGGGCGATGGCATGGCGCAGATTGGCGAACAGGTGCTCATTGAGGCATTCGTCACGCAGCCGTCCATTGAAGCTCTCGACGAAGCCGTTCTGCATCGGTTTTCCCGGAGCGTTGTAGTGCCATTCGACCCGGCGCTCCTCCTGCCATTTGAGGATGGCGTTCGAGGTCAGCTCCGTGCCGCTCGCCATTGTCCTCGGACCAATGGCGGACAAGGCTCGCTCACTGACCACCATGCATGGATAGCCTCGCACCCGAGCGATGCTGTCGAGCTCACGCCCAACGCGCTGCCCTGACAGCGAGGTGTCCACGACCGCGGCCAGGCATTCCCGGCTGAAGTCGTCGATGACGCAGAGCACCCGGAAGCGGCGACCATCGAGCAGGCTGTCTGACACGAAGTCCAGCGACCAGCGCTGGTTCGGCCCCTGCGGGATCGCCATGGGCGCCCTGGTCCCCAGGGCCCGCTTGCGACCGCCCCGTTTACGGACTGTTAAGCCTTCTTCTCGGTAGATGCGGTAGAGCTTCTTCCAGTTCACCTTCCAGCCTTCGCGGCCAAGAAGCAGGTGCAGCCTTCGATAGCCGAAGCGACGCCGTTCGCTGGACAGCTCGTTCAGCCTCTCTCGCAGCTCGGTGTCCGCAGGTCTGGTTGATCGTCGTCTGTAGATACGCGGATCGATCCCGGCCAGGGCAGCGGCCCGTCGCTGGCTATAGCTCTTCTCTGTCATGGCCCAGTCCACGGCTTTCCGCCTCGCACCGGGCTTCAGAAGTTTTTTCCCAGCATCTCCTTGCGCGTGGCGACATCGAGCATCTGCTCCGCCAGCGTTGTTCGGGGCAAACGCCCCACTGGGGCCTTTGCTGATCCCTCCAACTCTTCAGCTTCGCGTTCTCGGCCTCAAGCGCCTTCAGCCGTTTGGCCTCCGACACTTCCATGCCCCCATACTTCGAGCGCCACTTGTAGAACGTGCCATCGCTGACGCCGTGCT
This genomic interval from Salipiger sp. H15 contains the following:
- the dctP gene encoding TRAP transporter substrate-binding protein DctP → MKQIFASTAAIAILASLGSAVFAGGEHRLVLTSEAGDRESPVGKAMTAWAEKIGEKSDGRIRVDVFFQGELGGQQELFDQFVRGNVDMMITWPQTSYDQRMSVMFTPYLVMGWDDAIESYSEGGWISDVVQPIYKDMGLHYFGPFPEGFGGIATKGAAATSFEEAQGMKVRSQPIFPLPQTVQAMGFQAVPIDWSEVYTSIQTGVVDGDSSNVIYWDVEYFGDQLDYFVQSSHNFSTFYLLMNEGSWSALDAEDQGILTEAAGEVISAQFQAARAEDEKWIRTAQERGMEYIVPTPEQKGAWVERVRAEVWPQIEDVVGSEIMDKVRANASSPE